From a single Halovulum dunhuangense genomic region:
- a CDS encoding glutathione S-transferase family protein translates to MSGIVLHHCPESRSMRSLWLLHEIGLPFRVVTHALSDLRDPEYLAIHPLGRVPALVDGPVTLFESGAICEYLCEQYDPGMLWRWPGHADRAAWLQWLHFAETMGQHLAALTQQHIAIREDRDRSPVVMKLEARRLEKCLGVIESALGDRPYLLPGGFTAVDTGIGYGVHVARHFVDLSPYPAVAAYHARIEGRAAFRRSLPQEGAPRIYSRPFYAIWPG, encoded by the coding sequence ATGAGCGGGATCGTGCTGCATCACTGCCCGGAGTCGCGTTCGATGCGCAGCCTGTGGCTTCTGCACGAGATCGGCCTTCCGTTCCGGGTGGTGACGCACGCGCTTTCGGACCTGCGCGACCCCGAGTACCTCGCGATCCACCCGCTGGGCCGGGTGCCCGCGCTGGTGGATGGACCCGTCACCCTTTTCGAGAGCGGGGCGATCTGCGAATACCTTTGCGAGCAGTACGACCCCGGCATGCTCTGGCGCTGGCCGGGCCATGCGGACCGCGCCGCCTGGCTGCAATGGCTGCATTTCGCCGAAACCATGGGCCAGCACCTTGCGGCGCTGACCCAGCAGCACATCGCGATCCGCGAGGACAGGGACCGCTCTCCGGTGGTGATGAAGCTCGAGGCGCGCCGACTGGAGAAATGCCTCGGCGTGATCGAGTCGGCGCTGGGCGACCGGCCCTACCTGTTGCCGGGCGGGTTCACCGCGGTGGACACCGGCATCGGCTACGGCGTACATGTGGCCCGGCATTTCGTCGACCTGTCGCCGTATCCGGCGGTGGCCGCCTATCACGCAAGGATCGAAGGCCGGGCGGCGTTTCGCCGATCCCTGCCGCAGGAAGGCGCACCGCGCATTTACTCCCGGCCATTTTACGCCATCTGGCCCGGCTGA
- a CDS encoding TetR/AcrR family transcriptional regulator, whose product MARRSGSNGEQTARDIRDAAMRLFADQGYAAVSMRQIARAVGVQAGALYLYTPDKQSLLSDMMIAHLEDLLAAWGKARCESDDPRARLEDFVRFHIRYHLSRVDEVFIAYMELRNLTPENFARVERLRRLYENVLQEILQDGAARGIFRLSDARIATLALIAMLTGITNWYRAGGRLSPERIEEIYIEMALGAVGAAR is encoded by the coding sequence ATGGCAAGAAGATCAGGCTCCAACGGCGAACAGACGGCACGCGACATTCGCGATGCCGCGATGCGCCTGTTTGCCGACCAAGGCTATGCCGCCGTCTCGATGCGGCAGATCGCGCGGGCGGTCGGGGTGCAGGCAGGCGCGCTTTATCTCTACACCCCCGACAAGCAGAGCCTGCTGTCCGACATGATGATCGCCCATCTCGAGGATCTGCTGGCCGCCTGGGGCAAGGCGAGGTGCGAGAGCGACGATCCACGGGCGCGGCTCGAGGATTTCGTGCGTTTCCACATCCGCTATCACCTGTCCAGGGTGGACGAGGTCTTCATCGCCTACATGGAACTGCGCAACCTGACGCCCGAGAATTTCGCCCGGGTCGAGCGGCTGCGAAGGCTTTACGAGAACGTCCTCCAGGAGATCCTTCAGGATGGGGCGGCGCGCGGCATCTTCCGCCTGTCGGACGCGCGGATCGCAACGCTTGCACTGATCGCCATGCTGACCGGGATCACCAACTGGTACCGGGCCGGTGGCCGCCTGTCGCCCGAACGCATCGAGGAAATCTACATCGAGATGGCGCTGGGTGCCGTCGGGGCCGCCAGATGA
- a CDS encoding c-type cytochrome, protein MTIRPILCVFASLAAVGAASFAVAEAHDPVALREAKMTTVGQSTQIVGDMLRGNTPFDAAAANAALVAMRDAAQGFGELFPEGTELAGSNKDAAAPAIWENRADFDAEIAKFDAALEAAVAAEPQDMEALAAAFGPVGQGCRSCHQNYRVER, encoded by the coding sequence ATGACGATCCGACCGATCCTTTGCGTTTTCGCATCCCTCGCCGCCGTCGGCGCCGCTTCCTTCGCGGTGGCAGAGGCCCACGACCCGGTGGCGCTGCGCGAGGCCAAGATGACAACGGTGGGCCAGTCCACCCAGATCGTCGGCGACATGCTGCGCGGAAACACTCCCTTCGATGCCGCAGCGGCCAACGCGGCGCTGGTCGCGATGCGCGACGCGGCGCAGGGCTTTGGCGAATTGTTCCCCGAAGGCACGGAACTCGCCGGGTCGAACAAGGACGCGGCCGCGCCCGCCATCTGGGAGAACCGCGCCGATTTCGACGCCGAGATCGCAAAATTCGACGCAGCCCTCGAGGCCGCTGTCGCCGCCGAACCGCAGGACATGGAGGCGCTTGCCGCCGCATTTGGTCCCGTCGGCCAGGGCTGCCGGTCCTGCCACCAGAACTACCGCGTCGAGCGCTGA
- a CDS encoding c-type cytochrome — translation MRLLTGIAALALVGAAAGYVLTRPLTVASGDIPDHGPDLENGALLFAAGGCASCHAAPGAEGDATLVLAGGQRIESDFGVFVVPNISSDPEAGIGGWTEAEFLSAMLHGTSPEGSHYYPAFPYTSYARMDPTDVLDLLAYLRTLPASDNVAPDHELGFPYNIRAGIGLWKARYLDPSPVMPVPDDPLVARGQALVEGIAHCGECHTPRDSFGGLDRSAWLAGAPNPNGPGNIPNITPHGDALTWSEGDIAYYLETGFTPDFDSVGGSMVPVVENLAKLPPEDRQAIAAYLKAVPPVPPADG, via the coding sequence ATGCGCCTGCTGACCGGCATTGCCGCGCTGGCGCTTGTCGGGGCGGCGGCGGGATATGTTCTGACGCGGCCCCTGACGGTCGCGTCAGGTGATATTCCCGACCACGGCCCCGACCTGGAGAACGGCGCGCTGCTCTTTGCGGCAGGCGGCTGCGCATCCTGCCACGCGGCGCCCGGCGCGGAGGGGGACGCGACGCTGGTGCTGGCCGGCGGTCAGCGCATCGAGTCGGATTTCGGCGTCTTCGTCGTTCCCAACATCTCCTCCGACCCGGAGGCGGGGATCGGCGGCTGGACCGAGGCGGAATTCCTGTCCGCCATGCTGCACGGCACCTCGCCCGAGGGCAGCCATTACTATCCGGCCTTCCCCTATACATCCTATGCCCGGATGGATCCGACAGACGTGCTGGACCTGCTGGCCTATCTCCGCACCCTTCCCGCGTCGGACAACGTGGCGCCGGACCACGAGCTTGGCTTTCCCTACAACATCCGGGCAGGCATCGGGCTGTGGAAGGCGCGCTATCTCGATCCGTCGCCGGTGATGCCGGTCCCGGACGATCCGCTGGTCGCGCGCGGACAGGCGCTGGTCGAGGGGATCGCCCATTGCGGCGAGTGCCACACGCCGCGGGACAGCTTCGGCGGACTGGACCGCAGCGCCTGGCTTGCGGGCGCGCCGAACCCCAACGGGCCCGGAAACATCCCCAACATCACGCCCCATGGCGATGCGCTGACATGGTCCGAAGGCGATATCGCCTATTATCTCGAGACGGGCTTCACCCCGGATTTCGACAGCGTCGGCGGATCCATGGTTCCGGTGGTCGAGAACCTTGCCAAGCTGCCGCCCGAGGACCGGCAGGCCATCGCGGCCTATCTGAAGGCAGTGCCGCCAGTGCCGCCCGCGGACGGCTGA
- a CDS encoding PHA/PHB synthase family protein yields the protein MTAEDDRTLVEQSAEMAANMTEVMETSQKIWAKFLEKQAEDGLPRNPDPLNTFPAWMALGKAMADNPKQVADATLDFWAAQTALWQAATLKWLGARDAEMPELPHRAPAGKRFQHKDWSENALFDYLKESYLLTSGWINHTVHTVGEMDPRERKKAEFYTRNFVEAMNPANFFALNPEVLEATAEQRGANLVRGLKMMLADLERGKGQLLIRQTDMDAFEVGRDMAVSEGAVIFENDILQLIQYAPATEQVHAKPLLFIPPWINKYYVLDLNQKKSMVRWLVGQGHTVFMISWVNPDERQRDETWDSYLTKGAIAAIDAALKETGQKSLNIASYCIGGTLAGTLMAYFGKTKDKRVASATFFTAQLDFSDAGELQVFVDDETIRAVDAEMEKGYLPAQKMAAAFNMLRSNDLIWSYVVNNYLLGKDPFPFDLLYWNADSTSMPAKVHHFYLDHFYDDNDFAEGRLSVLDTPVTLADIRGPVYHVATKEDHIAPADSVYRGARRMTGADVRFVLSGSGHIAGVVNPPAAQKYQFWTNDDLSSDELSRWMAEAEEHPGSWWTDWDAWLAARSGRKVPARQPGAVHGVIEPAPGRYVKVRFDQR from the coding sequence ATGACCGCAGAGGACGATCGCACGCTTGTCGAGCAAAGCGCCGAGATGGCGGCCAACATGACCGAGGTCATGGAGACGAGCCAGAAGATCTGGGCGAAGTTCCTCGAGAAACAGGCCGAGGATGGCCTGCCGCGCAATCCCGACCCGCTGAACACCTTTCCGGCCTGGATGGCGCTGGGCAAGGCGATGGCCGACAACCCCAAGCAGGTCGCGGACGCGACGCTGGATTTCTGGGCGGCGCAGACGGCGCTGTGGCAGGCCGCCACGCTGAAATGGCTGGGCGCCAGGGATGCAGAGATGCCCGAGCTTCCGCACAGGGCGCCTGCCGGCAAGCGTTTCCAGCACAAGGACTGGTCCGAGAACGCGCTTTTCGACTACCTGAAGGAAAGCTACCTGCTGACTTCGGGCTGGATCAACCACACCGTCCACACCGTCGGAGAGATGGACCCGCGGGAGCGCAAGAAGGCCGAGTTCTACACCCGCAACTTCGTCGAGGCGATGAACCCCGCCAATTTCTTCGCCCTCAACCCCGAGGTGCTGGAGGCGACCGCCGAACAGCGCGGCGCGAATCTGGTGCGCGGGCTCAAGATGATGCTGGCCGACCTGGAACGCGGCAAGGGCCAGCTTCTGATCCGGCAGACCGACATGGACGCCTTCGAGGTGGGCCGCGACATGGCCGTCAGCGAAGGCGCGGTGATCTTCGAGAACGACATCCTCCAGCTGATCCAGTACGCGCCTGCCACGGAACAGGTCCACGCAAAGCCGCTGCTGTTCATTCCGCCCTGGATCAACAAGTACTATGTGCTCGACCTGAACCAGAAGAAGTCGATGGTGCGCTGGCTGGTCGGGCAGGGCCACACGGTGTTCATGATCTCGTGGGTGAACCCCGACGAGCGTCAGCGCGACGAGACCTGGGACAGCTACCTGACCAAGGGCGCGATCGCCGCGATCGATGCAGCCCTCAAGGAGACGGGGCAGAAATCGCTCAACATCGCCTCCTACTGCATCGGCGGCACGCTGGCGGGCACGCTGATGGCCTATTTCGGCAAGACGAAGGACAAGCGCGTCGCCTCGGCTACCTTCTTCACGGCGCAGCTCGATTTCTCGGATGCGGGCGAGTTGCAGGTCTTCGTCGATGACGAGACGATCCGCGCCGTCGATGCCGAGATGGAAAAGGGCTACCTGCCCGCGCAGAAGATGGCGGCTGCCTTCAACATGCTGCGTTCGAACGACCTGATCTGGTCCTATGTCGTGAACAATTACCTGCTGGGCAAGGATCCGTTCCCCTTCGACCTGCTGTACTGGAACGCGGATTCCACCTCGATGCCGGCCAAGGTGCATCACTTCTACCTGGACCATTTCTACGACGACAACGATTTCGCCGAAGGGCGGCTATCGGTGCTGGACACTCCCGTGACGCTCGCCGATATCCGCGGCCCGGTCTACCATGTCGCCACCAAGGAGGATCACATCGCCCCGGCGGACTCGGTCTATCGGGGCGCCCGGCGGATGACCGGGGCCGATGTGCGCTTCGTCCTGTCGGGCTCGGGTCATATCGCCGGCGTGGTCAACCCGCCCGCGGCGCAGAAATACCAGTTCTGGACCAATGACGACCTTTCCAGCGACGAGCTGTCGCGCTGGATGGCCGAGGCAGAGGAACATCCGGGCAGCTGGTGGACCGACTGGGATGCCTGGCTTGCCGCCCGCTCCGGGCGCAAGGTGCCCGCGCGCCAGCCGGGTGCCGTCCATGGCGTGATCGAGCCCGCGCCGGGCCGCTATGTGAAGGTCCGCTTCGACCAGCGGTAG
- a CDS encoding LL-diaminopimelate aminotransferase — MSEEFYRIKRLPPYVFAEVNRLKAEYRAQGMDIIDFGMGNPDMDTPAHIVEKMIETVRRPRTHRYSASKGIPGLRRAQAGYYERRFGVKLDPATEVIATLGSKEGLANLAMAITAPGDVMLVPNPSYPIHPYGFMIAGGTLRHIQTLENGVFNPEAYMRALDRAVAHSVPKPVALVVSFPSNPTAQLADLDFYKELIRFARRHEVWVLSDLAYAEIYFDGNPPPSVLQVEGAKEIAVEFTSLSKTYAMPGWRMGFAVGNHRLIGALTRIKSYLDYGAFTPVQVAAAAALNGPDDCIDEIRDIYRRRRDVLVDSMSRAGWDIPPPPATMFAWAPIPPVFEKLGSMGFSKMLLTEAEVAVAPGIGFGEYGEGYVRIGLVENEQRIRQAARGVKRVLSNAEALLSKYEAEAAAAV, encoded by the coding sequence ATGTCCGAAGAGTTCTACCGCATCAAGCGCCTGCCGCCCTACGTCTTTGCCGAGGTGAACCGCCTGAAGGCAGAGTACCGGGCACAGGGCATGGACATCATCGACTTCGGGATGGGCAATCCGGACATGGACACGCCCGCCCATATCGTCGAGAAAATGATCGAGACCGTGCGCCGCCCCCGCACCCACCGCTATTCCGCGTCCAAGGGCATTCCGGGTCTGCGGCGGGCGCAGGCCGGCTATTACGAGCGGCGCTTCGGGGTCAAACTCGACCCCGCGACAGAGGTCATCGCGACGCTGGGCTCAAAGGAGGGGCTGGCGAACCTGGCCATGGCGATAACAGCACCCGGCGACGTGATGCTGGTGCCGAACCCGTCCTACCCGATCCACCCCTACGGCTTCATGATCGCCGGCGGCACGTTGCGGCATATCCAGACGCTGGAGAACGGCGTCTTCAACCCCGAGGCCTACATGCGCGCGCTCGACCGGGCGGTGGCGCATTCGGTGCCGAAGCCGGTGGCGCTGGTGGTGAGCTTTCCTTCGAACCCGACGGCACAGCTGGCGGATCTGGATTTCTACAAGGAACTCATCCGCTTTGCCCGCAGGCACGAGGTCTGGGTGCTGTCCGACCTCGCCTATGCCGAGATCTATTTCGACGGCAACCCGCCGCCCTCGGTGTTGCAGGTCGAGGGCGCGAAGGAAATCGCGGTCGAATTCACCTCGCTGTCCAAGACCTATGCCATGCCCGGCTGGCGGATGGGCTTTGCGGTGGGCAACCACCGGCTGATCGGGGCGCTGACCCGGATCAAGTCCTATCTCGATTACGGCGCCTTCACCCCCGTGCAGGTCGCGGCTGCCGCCGCGCTGAACGGTCCCGACGACTGCATCGACGAGATCCGCGACATCTATCGCCGGCGCCGCGACGTGCTGGTGGACAGCATGTCGCGCGCCGGCTGGGACATCCCGCCGCCGCCCGCCACCATGTTCGCCTGGGCGCCGATCCCGCCCGTGTTCGAAAAGCTGGGCTCGATGGGCTTCTCCAAGATGCTGCTGACCGAGGCAGAGGTCGCGGTCGCCCCCGGCATCGGCTTCGGCGAATACGGCGAGGGCTATGTCCGCATCGGGCTGGTGGAGAACGAGCAGCGCATCCGCCAGGCCGCGCGCGGGGTGAAACGCGTGCTCTCGAACGCCGAGGCGTTGCTGTCGAAATACGAGGCCGAGGCGGCCGCGGCCGTCTGA
- a CDS encoding GNAT family N-acetyltransferase, with protein sequence MQVAPARADFAEWPALLDLLRRSFAYMEGRVDPPSSLGRMDAECLRGLAAAGDLVLSRDGSQVVGCAFCTPKPTALYIGKVATDAAHRRRGIARALMAAADDIARGRGLPALELQVRIELHEVQAAYDAMGFMQVGTASHPGYDRPTSLILRRSLSTP encoded by the coding sequence ATGCAGGTGGCCCCCGCGCGCGCCGACTTCGCCGAATGGCCGGCGCTGCTGGACCTTCTGCGCCGGTCCTTCGCCTACATGGAGGGGCGGGTCGATCCGCCCTCCTCGCTGGGCCGGATGGATGCCGAATGCCTGCGCGGACTTGCGGCCGCGGGTGATCTGGTCCTTTCGCGGGACGGGTCGCAGGTCGTCGGCTGTGCCTTCTGTACACCGAAGCCAACGGCACTCTACATCGGCAAGGTCGCGACGGACGCGGCCCATCGCAGGCGCGGCATCGCCCGGGCGCTGATGGCAGCGGCGGACGACATCGCCCGCGGGCGCGGTCTGCCGGCGCTGGAATTGCAGGTGCGCATCGAATTGCACGAGGTTCAGGCCGCCTATGACGCGATGGGTTTCATGCAGGTGGGAACCGCTTCGCATCCCGGCTATGATCGCCCCACCAGCCTGATCCTGCGCAGGAGCCTGAGCACGCCATGA
- a CDS encoding ribonuclease E inhibitor RraB, whose product MTEETEPWDFEHQQAETVLTLRELLAETDLTEGMEITLDLQFQPGPEADAEGFLRKLKMFGYRAEQVEDADAPFVEAQVDGVRLSADDIWRHEERTTRLALIHGYTADGWGFLEP is encoded by the coding sequence ATGACCGAAGAAACGGAGCCCTGGGATTTCGAGCATCAGCAGGCCGAGACCGTCCTGACCCTGCGGGAGCTTCTGGCAGAGACGGACCTGACCGAGGGCATGGAGATCACGCTCGACCTGCAATTCCAGCCCGGTCCAGAGGCGGACGCCGAAGGCTTCCTGCGCAAGCTGAAGATGTTCGGCTACCGGGCGGAACAGGTCGAGGACGCCGACGCGCCCTTCGTCGAGGCGCAGGTCGACGGCGTGCGGCTGAGCGCCGACGATATCTGGCGCCACGAGGAACGGACGACCCGATTGGCGCTGATCCACGGCTACACGGCTGACGGGTGGGGCTTTCTGGAGCCCTGA
- a CDS encoding homoserine dehydrogenase, which produces MTQPLRIALAGLGTVGAGMVTILQTHAELITARAGREIRLVAVSARSRTKDRGVDLSGFDWEDDPVALARRDDVDLLVEVMGGEDGTARVATETALAAGKHVVTANKAMMARHGTRLAALAEEKGVSLRYEAAVAGGIPIVKALTEGMAANGMTRVLGVMNGTCNYILTEMERTGGAYADILADAQRLGYAEADPTFDVGGFDAAQKLALLSATAFGTEVDYDAIQIEGIERVTLTDIRHAREMGYAIKLLGVAALTPDGVEQRMQPCLVPDHSPLGQLEGVTNMVVLEGDFIGRTVYQGPGAGAGPTASAVMADVIDIARGAKVPSFGVPARMLSAPQRSGLAAPAPYYLRLGLADRPGTLARVADALGRAGISIDRMRQIQHETDEAPVLIVTHACARADLDRALADIMTMDVTTAEPVAYRIEPV; this is translated from the coding sequence ATGACCCAACCGCTTCGCATCGCGCTCGCCGGCCTTGGCACCGTCGGGGCGGGGATGGTGACCATCCTCCAGACGCATGCGGAGCTGATCACCGCGCGGGCCGGGCGCGAGATCCGGCTGGTGGCGGTATCGGCCCGATCGCGCACCAAGGATCGCGGTGTCGACCTGTCGGGTTTCGACTGGGAGGACGACCCGGTTGCGCTGGCGCGTCGCGACGACGTGGACCTGCTGGTCGAAGTGATGGGCGGCGAGGACGGGACCGCGCGCGTCGCGACCGAAACCGCGCTGGCCGCCGGCAAGCATGTCGTGACCGCGAACAAGGCGATGATGGCGCGCCACGGCACGCGGCTTGCAGCCCTTGCCGAGGAAAAGGGTGTCTCGCTGCGCTACGAGGCGGCCGTCGCGGGCGGCATCCCGATCGTGAAGGCGCTGACCGAGGGCATGGCCGCAAACGGCATGACCCGGGTGCTGGGTGTGATGAACGGCACCTGCAACTACATCCTGACAGAGATGGAACGCACCGGCGGCGCCTATGCCGATATCCTTGCCGATGCGCAGCGGCTTGGCTATGCCGAGGCGGATCCCACCTTCGACGTGGGCGGGTTCGACGCAGCCCAGAAGCTTGCGCTGCTGAGCGCCACCGCCTTCGGCACGGAAGTGGACTACGACGCCATCCAGATCGAGGGGATCGAGCGGGTGACGCTGACCGACATCCGCCACGCGCGCGAGATGGGCTACGCGATCAAGCTTCTGGGTGTGGCGGCCCTCACGCCGGATGGGGTCGAGCAGCGGATGCAGCCCTGCCTCGTGCCAGACCATTCGCCGCTGGGCCAACTCGAGGGGGTCACGAACATGGTCGTGCTCGAGGGCGATTTCATCGGCCGCACCGTCTATCAGGGCCCCGGAGCGGGCGCCGGGCCCACCGCCTCGGCCGTGATGGCGGACGTGATCGACATCGCGCGGGGCGCAAAGGTTCCATCTTTCGGCGTGCCGGCCCGGATGCTTTCCGCGCCGCAGCGCTCGGGCCTGGCGGCGCCGGCGCCCTATTACCTGCGGCTCGGCCTGGCCGACCGGCCCGGTACGCTGGCGCGCGTCGCCGACGCGCTTGGCCGCGCCGGCATCTCGATCGACCGGATGCGCCAGATCCAGCACGAGACGGACGAGGCGCCGGTCCTGATCGTGACCCATGCCTGCGCACGGGCCGATCTGGACCGGGCGCTGGCCGACATAATGACCATGGACGTCACCACCGCCGAACCGGTCGCCTACCGGATCGAACCCGTCTGA
- the glpX gene encoding class II fructose-bisphosphatase, whose translation MPDTELFSDRMLSLGLARVSEAAAIAAAKLIGSGDEKAADQAAVDAMRRQLNMLDIKGVVVIGEGERDEAPMLYIGEEVGTGNGPGVDIALDPLEGTTLTAKDMPNALAVIAMGPRGSMLHAPDVYMDKLAIGPGYPEGLVSIDMTPTERIETLARHRGCNPSDIMVCVLERPRHQEMIAEIRATGARIRLITDGDVAGVIHTAESNKTGIHMYMGSGGAPEGVLAAAAMKCMGGQIQGRLLFRNDDERGRARKAGITDLDRIYTRDDMVTRDVIFAATGVTNGSLVSGARRDGDYLETETILMRSKTGSVRRLFYRQNNI comes from the coding sequence ATGCCCGATACCGAGCTCTTCTCTGACCGCATGCTGTCGCTGGGCCTGGCCCGCGTGTCCGAAGCGGCGGCCATCGCCGCGGCGAAACTGATCGGCTCTGGCGACGAGAAGGCGGCCGACCAGGCGGCGGTGGATGCGATGCGCCGCCAGCTGAACATGCTCGACATCAAGGGCGTCGTCGTGATCGGCGAGGGCGAGCGCGACGAGGCGCCGATGCTCTACATCGGCGAGGAGGTCGGCACCGGCAACGGCCCCGGCGTGGACATCGCCCTCGATCCGCTGGAGGGCACGACGCTCACCGCCAAGGACATGCCGAACGCGCTGGCGGTGATCGCGATGGGGCCCCGCGGCTCCATGCTGCACGCGCCCGATGTCTACATGGACAAGCTCGCGATCGGGCCGGGCTATCCCGAAGGGCTGGTCAGCATCGACATGACCCCGACCGAGCGGATCGAGACGCTGGCCAGGCATCGCGGCTGCAACCCGTCCGACATCATGGTCTGCGTGCTGGAACGCCCCCGCCACCAGGAGATGATCGCCGAGATCCGCGCGACCGGCGCACGCATCCGCCTGATCACCGACGGGGACGTGGCGGGCGTGATCCACACCGCCGAGTCGAACAAGACCGGCATCCACATGTACATGGGTTCCGGCGGCGCCCCCGAGGGCGTGCTGGCGGCGGCCGCGATGAAATGCATGGGCGGCCAGATCCAGGGCCGGCTTCTGTTCCGCAACGACGACGAGCGTGGCCGCGCGCGCAAGGCCGGGATCACCGACCTCGACCGCATCTACACCCGCGACGACATGGTGACGCGCGACGTGATCTTCGCGGCGACCGGGGTCACAAACGGATCGCTGGTATCGGGCGCCCGGCGCGACGGCGACTACCTGGAAACCGAGACGATCCTGATGCGGTCCAAGACGGGATCGGTGCGCCGCCTGTTCTATCGCCAGAACAACATCTGA